A genomic stretch from Aedes albopictus strain Foshan chromosome 2, AalbF5, whole genome shotgun sequence includes:
- the LOC109423693 gene encoding tyrosine-protein kinase Btk isoform X4, which yields MPGGPTAAPGTPNSKAKDVSPRVKIVVALYPFKAIESGDLSLEKNAEYEVIDDSQEHWWKVKDQHGTIGYIPSNYVKEKELLGLQKYDWYVGDMSRQRAESLLKQNDKEGCFVVRKSSTKGLYTLSLHTKVPQSHVKHYHIKQNARSEFYLSEKHCCESIPDLINYHRHNSGGLACRLKTSPCDRPVPPTAGLSHDKWEIHPSELMILEELGSGQFGVVRRAKWRGSIDTAVKMMKVGTMSEDDFIEEAKVMTKLQHPNLVQLYGVCSKHRPIYIITEYMKHGSLLNYLRRHEQSLIGNMGLLLDMCIQVCKGMSYLERHNYIHRDLAARNCLVGSENTVKVADFGLARYVLDDQYTSSGGTKFPIKWAPPEVLNYTRFSSKSDVWAYGVLMWEVFTCGKMPYGRLKNTEVVERVQRGIILEKPKACAKEIYDVMKKCWSHSPEDRPGFRILKDQLAAVAQGLTD from the exons ATGCCTGGTGGTCCGACTGCAGCGCCCGGAACACCAAACTCAAAGGCTAAG GATGTCTCGCCCCGGGTCAAGATTGTGGTCGCCCTGTACCCCTTCAAGGCGATCGAGAGTGGCGATTTATCGCTGGAAAAG AACGCCGAATACGAAGTGATCGATGACTCCCAGGAGCACTGGTGGAAGGTCAAAGATCAACACGGCACCATCGGATACATCCCCAGCAACTACGTCAAAGAGAAGGAACTGCTCGGGCTGCAAAAGTATGACTGGTACGTGGGGGACATGTCCCGCCAGAGGGCCGAGTCGCTGCTCAAACAAAACGACAAAGAAGGTTGCTTCGTGGTGAGAAAGTCATCCACCAAGGGCCTCTACACTCTATCGCTACATACCAAAGT ACCCCAATCCCATGTAAAACACTACCACATCAAACAGAATGCCCGCAGCGAGTTTTACCTCTCGGAGAAGCACTGTTGCGAGTCGATCCCGGATTTGATCAACTACCATCGGCACAACTCCGGTGGTCTAGCGTGCAGACTGAAGACTTCCCCCTGCGATCGACCAGTGCCGCCGACTGCCGGGTTATCTCATG ACAAATGGGAAATCCACCCCTCGGAGCTGATGATCCTGGAGGAGCTGGGTTCCGGCCAGTTCGGAGTGGTCCGCCGAGCCAAATGGCGCGGCTCGATCGACACGGCCGTCAAAATGATGAAGGTCGGCACCATGTCCGAGGACGATTTCATCGAGGAAGCAAAAGTTATGAC AAAACTCCAACACCCGAATCTGGTACAACTGTACGGCGTATGCTCCAAGCATCGACCCATCTACATCATCACCGAGTACATGAAGCACGGTTCCCTGCTGAACTATCTGCGAAGGCACGAGCAGTCGTTGATCGGAAACATGGGTCTTCTGCTCGATATGTGCATACAG GTCTGCAAAGGAATGTCCTATCTGGAGCGACACAACTACATCCACCGGGATCTGGCGGCACGTAACTGTCTGGTCGGATCGGAGAACACTGTGAAGGTGGCCGATTTCGGCCTGGCACGGTACGTGCTCGACGATCAATACACCAGTTCTGGCGGCACCAAGTTCCCCATTAAGTGGGCCCCACCGGAGGTACTAAACTACACCCGATTCTCGTCGAAGAGTGATGTTTGGGCGTACG GCGTCCTCATGTGGGAGGTGTTCACGTGCGGCAAGATGCCCTACGGTCGCCTAAAGAACACCGAAGTGGTGGAACGTGTCCAGCGAGGAATCATTCTAGAAAAACCCAAAGCATGTGCGAAGGAAATTTACGAC GTGATGAAAAAATGTTGGTCGCACAGCCCCGAAGACAGACCCGGCTTCCGGATACTCAAGGATCAGCTGGCAGCGGTAGCGCAAGGTCTCACCGATTAA